A single window of Lathamus discolor isolate bLatDis1 chromosome 20, bLatDis1.hap1, whole genome shotgun sequence DNA harbors:
- the MEIOC gene encoding meiosis-specific coiled-coil domain-containing protein MEIOC isoform X2 — MEPKVAFRGGSHCWSSAEAGGRLTDVFSSVMTGSASLYGCYKSQNEENVELPQTYSSSLSTSEYSAPVDSSLLYLPWSTYGDDTKQPAAAQSNVKSRIQSERNDYGSEADLYGLVSNILDEQEKSQPYCAEGSCPSNLKSAWPMNVTRIVDHHDLLPETRRPVVGAASQQGFYSSESVSSAEKQYLQSGTLVSQQKADECYRGFPGLDPEEQSLYPPRSDHANCCNMQTNENMKTTPLHQNYPYIKNTFMPPAGYSEIIKDSGADAYPYGREKAYPKGADALLHQKRVETFLPQFHRYNENTDCSRYPEYSHASQAKPNKSTNCSFQENKKLVNGTTETPPLDAEPYAKLFQVKSGAQKKIEDTILDQQNFTFPKTVGLLPEKQFANEASFCTDSGQKFEYGLKSFTACPGNSDCANGVEKQQFSKSDLQNSEYCKSLPLLPNAANPSAGTTVRPPWMNIPTKTAASAPFQNPLLKLNNHLPAFPKSSSHTNDFLQLPSSNFPLNTNLFHKYFQDNPSFFSSLDFGYNTAERAWSAACMEARVRNGEENLIEYLSEKKVKQPNGFCDSYAAQQFGIVENMNKHRFQLKPPSECYDLEGQKRADGLLQNVYQDFMESQAQFHLRQASGDSKAINPLTCLQAPSFSSNCMMGDFRRNQQLSSGAFPLRSGRLFGHSIVPLMESPDLFSRDDLKRFYPYFNDKVYGESPFSGFVPAFGFQKQVKSCSGPASELHVRLEECYEQWRALEKERKKTESALAKNFQGKKVSSANNTPVPRLTSKPSRVDRLIVDQLRERARVVTLLGKMERLRSSPLHANISTALDKHLEVIHVVQSRRKDEIVNASNRQRQGAPRCQDDRDVFALALAIKEMSVATRKARTTLWCALQMTLPKSAAGKPDLEKTLWELEQPEEKACENPDGGSIPSQRADVSKR, encoded by the exons ATGGAG CCTAAAGTTGCGTTCAGAGGTGGCAGTCACTGCTGGAGTAGTGCCGAAGCTGGCGGGAGGCTGACTGATGTGTTCAGTAGTGTAATGACAGGCTCTGCCTCGCTGTATGGTTGCTACAAATCACAG aatgaagaaaatgtagAGCTACCTCAGACGTACAGTTCTTCCCTTTCCACGTCAGAGTACTCTGCACCTGTGGACTCTTCCCTTTTATACTTACCGTGGTCTACATATGGAGATGATACtaagcagcctgctgctgctcagagtaATGTGAAGTCCAG GATTCAGTCTGAAAGGAATGATTATGGCAGTGAAGCAGATTTATATGGCCTTGTGTCTAACATCTTGGATGAGCAAGAGAAATCGCAGCCATATTGTGCTGAGGG GAGTTGCCCTTCCAACTTGAAGTCAGCTTGGCCCATGAACGTAACCAGAATTGTGGACCACCATGACTTATTGCCAGAAACTAGAAGACCAGTTGTTGGAGCTGCCTCACAGCAGGGTTTTTATAGTAGTGAATCCGTATCCTCTGCTGAAAAACAGTACTTGCAAAGTGGTACCCTTGTGTcgcagcagaaagcagatgaaTGTTACCGTGGGTTTCCTGGCCTGGACCCTGAGGAGCAGAGTCTGTACCCTCCCAGGAGCGATCATGCCAACTGTTGCAACATGCAGACTAATGAGAACATGAAGACAACACCCTTACATCAGAACTATCCATACATAAAAAACACCTTTATGCCCCCAGCTGGGTATTCAGAAATAATCAAAGACTCAGGAGCTGATGCTTATCCTTACGGAAGGGAGAAGGCATATCCCAAAGGAGCAGATGCCCTGTTGCACCAAAAGCGGGTGGAAACGTTTCTTCCACAGTTTCACAGATataatgaaaacacagattGTAGTAGGTACCCTGAATATTCTCATGCTAGTCAAGCAAAGCCTAACAAGAGCACCAATTGTAGcttccaagaaaataaaaagttagtAAATGGAACCACTGAGACACCACCTCTGGACGCAGAACCCTATGCTAAGTTATTTCAAGTTAAATCAGgagctcagaaaaaaatagaagatacCATTTTAGATCAGCAAAACTTTACATTTCCCAAGACTGTAGGACTTCTACCAGAAAAACAATTTGCAAATGAAGCTTCATTCTGCACTGATTCGGGACAAAAATTTGAATATGGACTAAAATCTTTCACAGCTTGTCCAGGGAATAGTGATTGTGCAAATGgtgtggaaaagcagcagttttccaaGTCTGATCTTCAGAATTCTGAATACTGTAAATCACTTCCATTGTTACCTAATGCAGCAAACCCTTCAGCAGGGACCACTGTAAGGCCACCTTGGATGAATATTCCAACGAAAACAGCTGCTTCTGCCCCATTTCAGAATCCTTTGCTGAAACTGAATAATCATTTACCTGCTTTTCCAAAGAGTTCCAGTCATACTAATGATTTTTTACAGTTGCCATCTTCAAATTTCCCTTTAAATACTAATTTATTTCACAAGTACTTTCAAGATAacccttcatttttttcaagtCTTGATTTTGGTTATAACACTGCAGAACGAGCTTGGTCTGCTGCTTGCATGGAGGCACGGGTTAGGAATGGAGAAGAGAATCTCATTGAGTATTTAAGTGAAAAGAAAGTCAAGCAGCCAAATGGATTCTGTGACAGTTACGCAGCTCAGCAGTTTGGGATCGTTGAAAATATGAACAAACACCGTTTCCAGTTGAAGCCACCAAGTGAGTGTTACGATCTGGAAGGACAGAAGCGTGCAGATGGGCTGTTGCAGAATGTGTACCAGGATTTCATGGAGTCTCAGGCACAGTTTCATCTCAGGCAGGCGAGTGGAGACAGTAAGGCCATAAATCCCCTGACGTGCCTGCAGGCTCCAAGCTTTTCCAGCAATTGCATGATGGGTGACTTCAGACGGAATCAGCAGCTGAGCTCAGGAGCCTTCCCCTTGAGATCAGGTCGCCTCTTCGGCCATTCCATTGTCCCTCTGATGGAGTCTCCTGACTTGTTCTCCCGTGATGATTTAAAACGTTTCTACCCTTATTTTAATGACAAGGTGTATGGTGAGAGTCCTTTCTCTGGGTTTGTGCCAGCATTTGGATTCCAGAAGCAAGTTAAAAGCTGTAGTGGGCCTGCCAGCGAGCTTCATGTTAGACTGGAAGAATGTTATGAGCAGTGGAGAGctttggagaaagaaagaaagaag actGAATCAGCTCTTGCTAAGAATTTCCAAGGGAAAAAGGTTTCCAGTGCTAACAACACTCCAGTTCCAAGGCTGACATCAAAGCCATCAAGAGTTGATCGCTTAATTGTGGATCAGCTTCGTGAACGAGCCAGA GTTGTGACTTTACTGGGAAAAATGGAGCGCCTTCGCAGTTCTCCCCTTCATGCTAACATTTCCACTGCTCTTGATAAACATCTGGAGGTAATTCATGTAGTGCAGTCACgtagaaaagatgaaattgTAAATGCTTCCAATCGACAGAGGCAAGGAGCTCCCAGATGCCAGGATGACAGAG ATGTGTTTGCTCTGGCTTTGGCAATTAAAGAAATGAGCGTAGCAACACGCAAAGCCCGTACCACTCTGTGGTGTGCGCTCCAGATGACCTTACCCAAatctgcagctggaaaaccGGACCTGGAGAAAACGCTttgggagctggagcagcctgaAGAGAAAGCCTGTGAAAACCCGGATGGTGGCAGCATCCCGAGTCAGAGGGCTGATGTGAGCAAGCGCTAA
- the MEIOC gene encoding meiosis-specific coiled-coil domain-containing protein MEIOC isoform X1, translating to MEQNPQPKVAFRGGSHCWSSAEAGGRLTDVFSSVMTGSASLYGCYKSQNEENVELPQTYSSSLSTSEYSAPVDSSLLYLPWSTYGDDTKQPAAAQSNVKSRIQSERNDYGSEADLYGLVSNILDEQEKSQPYCAEGSCPSNLKSAWPMNVTRIVDHHDLLPETRRPVVGAASQQGFYSSESVSSAEKQYLQSGTLVSQQKADECYRGFPGLDPEEQSLYPPRSDHANCCNMQTNENMKTTPLHQNYPYIKNTFMPPAGYSEIIKDSGADAYPYGREKAYPKGADALLHQKRVETFLPQFHRYNENTDCSRYPEYSHASQAKPNKSTNCSFQENKKLVNGTTETPPLDAEPYAKLFQVKSGAQKKIEDTILDQQNFTFPKTVGLLPEKQFANEASFCTDSGQKFEYGLKSFTACPGNSDCANGVEKQQFSKSDLQNSEYCKSLPLLPNAANPSAGTTVRPPWMNIPTKTAASAPFQNPLLKLNNHLPAFPKSSSHTNDFLQLPSSNFPLNTNLFHKYFQDNPSFFSSLDFGYNTAERAWSAACMEARVRNGEENLIEYLSEKKVKQPNGFCDSYAAQQFGIVENMNKHRFQLKPPSECYDLEGQKRADGLLQNVYQDFMESQAQFHLRQASGDSKAINPLTCLQAPSFSSNCMMGDFRRNQQLSSGAFPLRSGRLFGHSIVPLMESPDLFSRDDLKRFYPYFNDKVYGESPFSGFVPAFGFQKQVKSCSGPASELHVRLEECYEQWRALEKERKKTESALAKNFQGKKVSSANNTPVPRLTSKPSRVDRLIVDQLRERARVVTLLGKMERLRSSPLHANISTALDKHLEVIHVVQSRRKDEIVNASNRQRQGAPRCQDDRDVFALALAIKEMSVATRKARTTLWCALQMTLPKSAAGKPDLEKTLWELEQPEEKACENPDGGSIPSQRADVSKR from the exons ATGGAGCAGAATCCACag CCTAAAGTTGCGTTCAGAGGTGGCAGTCACTGCTGGAGTAGTGCCGAAGCTGGCGGGAGGCTGACTGATGTGTTCAGTAGTGTAATGACAGGCTCTGCCTCGCTGTATGGTTGCTACAAATCACAG aatgaagaaaatgtagAGCTACCTCAGACGTACAGTTCTTCCCTTTCCACGTCAGAGTACTCTGCACCTGTGGACTCTTCCCTTTTATACTTACCGTGGTCTACATATGGAGATGATACtaagcagcctgctgctgctcagagtaATGTGAAGTCCAG GATTCAGTCTGAAAGGAATGATTATGGCAGTGAAGCAGATTTATATGGCCTTGTGTCTAACATCTTGGATGAGCAAGAGAAATCGCAGCCATATTGTGCTGAGGG GAGTTGCCCTTCCAACTTGAAGTCAGCTTGGCCCATGAACGTAACCAGAATTGTGGACCACCATGACTTATTGCCAGAAACTAGAAGACCAGTTGTTGGAGCTGCCTCACAGCAGGGTTTTTATAGTAGTGAATCCGTATCCTCTGCTGAAAAACAGTACTTGCAAAGTGGTACCCTTGTGTcgcagcagaaagcagatgaaTGTTACCGTGGGTTTCCTGGCCTGGACCCTGAGGAGCAGAGTCTGTACCCTCCCAGGAGCGATCATGCCAACTGTTGCAACATGCAGACTAATGAGAACATGAAGACAACACCCTTACATCAGAACTATCCATACATAAAAAACACCTTTATGCCCCCAGCTGGGTATTCAGAAATAATCAAAGACTCAGGAGCTGATGCTTATCCTTACGGAAGGGAGAAGGCATATCCCAAAGGAGCAGATGCCCTGTTGCACCAAAAGCGGGTGGAAACGTTTCTTCCACAGTTTCACAGATataatgaaaacacagattGTAGTAGGTACCCTGAATATTCTCATGCTAGTCAAGCAAAGCCTAACAAGAGCACCAATTGTAGcttccaagaaaataaaaagttagtAAATGGAACCACTGAGACACCACCTCTGGACGCAGAACCCTATGCTAAGTTATTTCAAGTTAAATCAGgagctcagaaaaaaatagaagatacCATTTTAGATCAGCAAAACTTTACATTTCCCAAGACTGTAGGACTTCTACCAGAAAAACAATTTGCAAATGAAGCTTCATTCTGCACTGATTCGGGACAAAAATTTGAATATGGACTAAAATCTTTCACAGCTTGTCCAGGGAATAGTGATTGTGCAAATGgtgtggaaaagcagcagttttccaaGTCTGATCTTCAGAATTCTGAATACTGTAAATCACTTCCATTGTTACCTAATGCAGCAAACCCTTCAGCAGGGACCACTGTAAGGCCACCTTGGATGAATATTCCAACGAAAACAGCTGCTTCTGCCCCATTTCAGAATCCTTTGCTGAAACTGAATAATCATTTACCTGCTTTTCCAAAGAGTTCCAGTCATACTAATGATTTTTTACAGTTGCCATCTTCAAATTTCCCTTTAAATACTAATTTATTTCACAAGTACTTTCAAGATAacccttcatttttttcaagtCTTGATTTTGGTTATAACACTGCAGAACGAGCTTGGTCTGCTGCTTGCATGGAGGCACGGGTTAGGAATGGAGAAGAGAATCTCATTGAGTATTTAAGTGAAAAGAAAGTCAAGCAGCCAAATGGATTCTGTGACAGTTACGCAGCTCAGCAGTTTGGGATCGTTGAAAATATGAACAAACACCGTTTCCAGTTGAAGCCACCAAGTGAGTGTTACGATCTGGAAGGACAGAAGCGTGCAGATGGGCTGTTGCAGAATGTGTACCAGGATTTCATGGAGTCTCAGGCACAGTTTCATCTCAGGCAGGCGAGTGGAGACAGTAAGGCCATAAATCCCCTGACGTGCCTGCAGGCTCCAAGCTTTTCCAGCAATTGCATGATGGGTGACTTCAGACGGAATCAGCAGCTGAGCTCAGGAGCCTTCCCCTTGAGATCAGGTCGCCTCTTCGGCCATTCCATTGTCCCTCTGATGGAGTCTCCTGACTTGTTCTCCCGTGATGATTTAAAACGTTTCTACCCTTATTTTAATGACAAGGTGTATGGTGAGAGTCCTTTCTCTGGGTTTGTGCCAGCATTTGGATTCCAGAAGCAAGTTAAAAGCTGTAGTGGGCCTGCCAGCGAGCTTCATGTTAGACTGGAAGAATGTTATGAGCAGTGGAGAGctttggagaaagaaagaaagaag actGAATCAGCTCTTGCTAAGAATTTCCAAGGGAAAAAGGTTTCCAGTGCTAACAACACTCCAGTTCCAAGGCTGACATCAAAGCCATCAAGAGTTGATCGCTTAATTGTGGATCAGCTTCGTGAACGAGCCAGA GTTGTGACTTTACTGGGAAAAATGGAGCGCCTTCGCAGTTCTCCCCTTCATGCTAACATTTCCACTGCTCTTGATAAACATCTGGAGGTAATTCATGTAGTGCAGTCACgtagaaaagatgaaattgTAAATGCTTCCAATCGACAGAGGCAAGGAGCTCCCAGATGCCAGGATGACAGAG ATGTGTTTGCTCTGGCTTTGGCAATTAAAGAAATGAGCGTAGCAACACGCAAAGCCCGTACCACTCTGTGGTGTGCGCTCCAGATGACCTTACCCAAatctgcagctggaaaaccGGACCTGGAGAAAACGCTttgggagctggagcagcctgaAGAGAAAGCCTGTGAAAACCCGGATGGTGGCAGCATCCCGAGTCAGAGGGCTGATGTGAGCAAGCGCTAA
- the MEIOC gene encoding meiosis-specific coiled-coil domain-containing protein MEIOC isoform X6, with amino-acid sequence MEQNPQPKVAFRGGSHCWSSAEAGGRLTDVFSSVMTGSASLYGCYKSQNEENVELPQTYSSSLSTSEYSAPVDSSLLYLPWSTYGDDTKQPAAAQSNVKSRIQSERNDYGSEADLYGLVSNILDEQEKSQPYCAEGSCPSNLKSAWPMNVTRIVDHHDLLPETRRPVVGAASQQGFYSSESVSSAEKQYLQSGTLVSQQKADECYRGFPGLDPEEQSLYPPRSDHANCCNMQTNENMKTTPLHQNYPYIKNTFMPPAGYSEIIKDSGADAYPYGREKAYPKGADALLHQKRVETFLPQFHRYNENTDCSRYPEYSHASQAKPNKSTNCSFQENKKLVNGTTETPPLDAEPYAKLFQVKSGAQKKIEDTILDQQNFTFPKTVGLLPEKQFANEASFCTDSGQKFEYGLKSFTACPGNSDCANGVEKQQFSKSDLQNSEYCKSLPLLPNAANPSAGTTVRPPWMNIPTKTAASAPFQNPLLKLNNHLPAFPKSSSHTNDFLQLPSSNFPLNTNLFHKYFQDNPSFFSSLDFGYNTAERAWSAACMEARVRNGEENLIEYLSEKKVKQPNGFCDSYAAQQFGIVENMNKHRFQLKPPSECYDLEGQKRADGLLQNVYQDFMESQAQFHLRQASGDSKAINPLTCLQAPSFSSNCMMGDFRRNQQLSSGAFPLRSGRLFGHSIVPLMESPDLFSRDDLKRFYPYFNDKVYGESPFSGFVPAFGFQKQVKSCSGPASELHVRLEECYEQWRALEKERKKTESALAKNFQGKKVSSANNTPVPRLTSKPSRVDRLIVDQLRERARMCLLWLWQLKK; translated from the exons ATGGAGCAGAATCCACag CCTAAAGTTGCGTTCAGAGGTGGCAGTCACTGCTGGAGTAGTGCCGAAGCTGGCGGGAGGCTGACTGATGTGTTCAGTAGTGTAATGACAGGCTCTGCCTCGCTGTATGGTTGCTACAAATCACAG aatgaagaaaatgtagAGCTACCTCAGACGTACAGTTCTTCCCTTTCCACGTCAGAGTACTCTGCACCTGTGGACTCTTCCCTTTTATACTTACCGTGGTCTACATATGGAGATGATACtaagcagcctgctgctgctcagagtaATGTGAAGTCCAG GATTCAGTCTGAAAGGAATGATTATGGCAGTGAAGCAGATTTATATGGCCTTGTGTCTAACATCTTGGATGAGCAAGAGAAATCGCAGCCATATTGTGCTGAGGG GAGTTGCCCTTCCAACTTGAAGTCAGCTTGGCCCATGAACGTAACCAGAATTGTGGACCACCATGACTTATTGCCAGAAACTAGAAGACCAGTTGTTGGAGCTGCCTCACAGCAGGGTTTTTATAGTAGTGAATCCGTATCCTCTGCTGAAAAACAGTACTTGCAAAGTGGTACCCTTGTGTcgcagcagaaagcagatgaaTGTTACCGTGGGTTTCCTGGCCTGGACCCTGAGGAGCAGAGTCTGTACCCTCCCAGGAGCGATCATGCCAACTGTTGCAACATGCAGACTAATGAGAACATGAAGACAACACCCTTACATCAGAACTATCCATACATAAAAAACACCTTTATGCCCCCAGCTGGGTATTCAGAAATAATCAAAGACTCAGGAGCTGATGCTTATCCTTACGGAAGGGAGAAGGCATATCCCAAAGGAGCAGATGCCCTGTTGCACCAAAAGCGGGTGGAAACGTTTCTTCCACAGTTTCACAGATataatgaaaacacagattGTAGTAGGTACCCTGAATATTCTCATGCTAGTCAAGCAAAGCCTAACAAGAGCACCAATTGTAGcttccaagaaaataaaaagttagtAAATGGAACCACTGAGACACCACCTCTGGACGCAGAACCCTATGCTAAGTTATTTCAAGTTAAATCAGgagctcagaaaaaaatagaagatacCATTTTAGATCAGCAAAACTTTACATTTCCCAAGACTGTAGGACTTCTACCAGAAAAACAATTTGCAAATGAAGCTTCATTCTGCACTGATTCGGGACAAAAATTTGAATATGGACTAAAATCTTTCACAGCTTGTCCAGGGAATAGTGATTGTGCAAATGgtgtggaaaagcagcagttttccaaGTCTGATCTTCAGAATTCTGAATACTGTAAATCACTTCCATTGTTACCTAATGCAGCAAACCCTTCAGCAGGGACCACTGTAAGGCCACCTTGGATGAATATTCCAACGAAAACAGCTGCTTCTGCCCCATTTCAGAATCCTTTGCTGAAACTGAATAATCATTTACCTGCTTTTCCAAAGAGTTCCAGTCATACTAATGATTTTTTACAGTTGCCATCTTCAAATTTCCCTTTAAATACTAATTTATTTCACAAGTACTTTCAAGATAacccttcatttttttcaagtCTTGATTTTGGTTATAACACTGCAGAACGAGCTTGGTCTGCTGCTTGCATGGAGGCACGGGTTAGGAATGGAGAAGAGAATCTCATTGAGTATTTAAGTGAAAAGAAAGTCAAGCAGCCAAATGGATTCTGTGACAGTTACGCAGCTCAGCAGTTTGGGATCGTTGAAAATATGAACAAACACCGTTTCCAGTTGAAGCCACCAAGTGAGTGTTACGATCTGGAAGGACAGAAGCGTGCAGATGGGCTGTTGCAGAATGTGTACCAGGATTTCATGGAGTCTCAGGCACAGTTTCATCTCAGGCAGGCGAGTGGAGACAGTAAGGCCATAAATCCCCTGACGTGCCTGCAGGCTCCAAGCTTTTCCAGCAATTGCATGATGGGTGACTTCAGACGGAATCAGCAGCTGAGCTCAGGAGCCTTCCCCTTGAGATCAGGTCGCCTCTTCGGCCATTCCATTGTCCCTCTGATGGAGTCTCCTGACTTGTTCTCCCGTGATGATTTAAAACGTTTCTACCCTTATTTTAATGACAAGGTGTATGGTGAGAGTCCTTTCTCTGGGTTTGTGCCAGCATTTGGATTCCAGAAGCAAGTTAAAAGCTGTAGTGGGCCTGCCAGCGAGCTTCATGTTAGACTGGAAGAATGTTATGAGCAGTGGAGAGctttggagaaagaaagaaagaag actGAATCAGCTCTTGCTAAGAATTTCCAAGGGAAAAAGGTTTCCAGTGCTAACAACACTCCAGTTCCAAGGCTGACATCAAAGCCATCAAGAGTTGATCGCTTAATTGTGGATCAGCTTCGTGAACGAGCCAGA ATGTGTTTGCTCTGGCTTTGGCAATTAAAGAAATGA
- the MEIOC gene encoding meiosis-specific coiled-coil domain-containing protein MEIOC isoform X4 encodes MENEENVELPQTYSSSLSTSEYSAPVDSSLLYLPWSTYGDDTKQPAAAQSNVKSRIQSERNDYGSEADLYGLVSNILDEQEKSQPYCAEGSCPSNLKSAWPMNVTRIVDHHDLLPETRRPVVGAASQQGFYSSESVSSAEKQYLQSGTLVSQQKADECYRGFPGLDPEEQSLYPPRSDHANCCNMQTNENMKTTPLHQNYPYIKNTFMPPAGYSEIIKDSGADAYPYGREKAYPKGADALLHQKRVETFLPQFHRYNENTDCSRYPEYSHASQAKPNKSTNCSFQENKKLVNGTTETPPLDAEPYAKLFQVKSGAQKKIEDTILDQQNFTFPKTVGLLPEKQFANEASFCTDSGQKFEYGLKSFTACPGNSDCANGVEKQQFSKSDLQNSEYCKSLPLLPNAANPSAGTTVRPPWMNIPTKTAASAPFQNPLLKLNNHLPAFPKSSSHTNDFLQLPSSNFPLNTNLFHKYFQDNPSFFSSLDFGYNTAERAWSAACMEARVRNGEENLIEYLSEKKVKQPNGFCDSYAAQQFGIVENMNKHRFQLKPPSECYDLEGQKRADGLLQNVYQDFMESQAQFHLRQASGDSKAINPLTCLQAPSFSSNCMMGDFRRNQQLSSGAFPLRSGRLFGHSIVPLMESPDLFSRDDLKRFYPYFNDKVYGESPFSGFVPAFGFQKQVKSCSGPASELHVRLEECYEQWRALEKERKKTESALAKNFQGKKVSSANNTPVPRLTSKPSRVDRLIVDQLRERARVVTLLGKMERLRSSPLHANISTALDKHLEVIHVVQSRRKDEIVNASNRQRQGAPRCQDDRDVFALALAIKEMSVATRKARTTLWCALQMTLPKSAAGKPDLEKTLWELEQPEEKACENPDGGSIPSQRADVSKR; translated from the exons ATGGAG aatgaagaaaatgtagAGCTACCTCAGACGTACAGTTCTTCCCTTTCCACGTCAGAGTACTCTGCACCTGTGGACTCTTCCCTTTTATACTTACCGTGGTCTACATATGGAGATGATACtaagcagcctgctgctgctcagagtaATGTGAAGTCCAG GATTCAGTCTGAAAGGAATGATTATGGCAGTGAAGCAGATTTATATGGCCTTGTGTCTAACATCTTGGATGAGCAAGAGAAATCGCAGCCATATTGTGCTGAGGG GAGTTGCCCTTCCAACTTGAAGTCAGCTTGGCCCATGAACGTAACCAGAATTGTGGACCACCATGACTTATTGCCAGAAACTAGAAGACCAGTTGTTGGAGCTGCCTCACAGCAGGGTTTTTATAGTAGTGAATCCGTATCCTCTGCTGAAAAACAGTACTTGCAAAGTGGTACCCTTGTGTcgcagcagaaagcagatgaaTGTTACCGTGGGTTTCCTGGCCTGGACCCTGAGGAGCAGAGTCTGTACCCTCCCAGGAGCGATCATGCCAACTGTTGCAACATGCAGACTAATGAGAACATGAAGACAACACCCTTACATCAGAACTATCCATACATAAAAAACACCTTTATGCCCCCAGCTGGGTATTCAGAAATAATCAAAGACTCAGGAGCTGATGCTTATCCTTACGGAAGGGAGAAGGCATATCCCAAAGGAGCAGATGCCCTGTTGCACCAAAAGCGGGTGGAAACGTTTCTTCCACAGTTTCACAGATataatgaaaacacagattGTAGTAGGTACCCTGAATATTCTCATGCTAGTCAAGCAAAGCCTAACAAGAGCACCAATTGTAGcttccaagaaaataaaaagttagtAAATGGAACCACTGAGACACCACCTCTGGACGCAGAACCCTATGCTAAGTTATTTCAAGTTAAATCAGgagctcagaaaaaaatagaagatacCATTTTAGATCAGCAAAACTTTACATTTCCCAAGACTGTAGGACTTCTACCAGAAAAACAATTTGCAAATGAAGCTTCATTCTGCACTGATTCGGGACAAAAATTTGAATATGGACTAAAATCTTTCACAGCTTGTCCAGGGAATAGTGATTGTGCAAATGgtgtggaaaagcagcagttttccaaGTCTGATCTTCAGAATTCTGAATACTGTAAATCACTTCCATTGTTACCTAATGCAGCAAACCCTTCAGCAGGGACCACTGTAAGGCCACCTTGGATGAATATTCCAACGAAAACAGCTGCTTCTGCCCCATTTCAGAATCCTTTGCTGAAACTGAATAATCATTTACCTGCTTTTCCAAAGAGTTCCAGTCATACTAATGATTTTTTACAGTTGCCATCTTCAAATTTCCCTTTAAATACTAATTTATTTCACAAGTACTTTCAAGATAacccttcatttttttcaagtCTTGATTTTGGTTATAACACTGCAGAACGAGCTTGGTCTGCTGCTTGCATGGAGGCACGGGTTAGGAATGGAGAAGAGAATCTCATTGAGTATTTAAGTGAAAAGAAAGTCAAGCAGCCAAATGGATTCTGTGACAGTTACGCAGCTCAGCAGTTTGGGATCGTTGAAAATATGAACAAACACCGTTTCCAGTTGAAGCCACCAAGTGAGTGTTACGATCTGGAAGGACAGAAGCGTGCAGATGGGCTGTTGCAGAATGTGTACCAGGATTTCATGGAGTCTCAGGCACAGTTTCATCTCAGGCAGGCGAGTGGAGACAGTAAGGCCATAAATCCCCTGACGTGCCTGCAGGCTCCAAGCTTTTCCAGCAATTGCATGATGGGTGACTTCAGACGGAATCAGCAGCTGAGCTCAGGAGCCTTCCCCTTGAGATCAGGTCGCCTCTTCGGCCATTCCATTGTCCCTCTGATGGAGTCTCCTGACTTGTTCTCCCGTGATGATTTAAAACGTTTCTACCCTTATTTTAATGACAAGGTGTATGGTGAGAGTCCTTTCTCTGGGTTTGTGCCAGCATTTGGATTCCAGAAGCAAGTTAAAAGCTGTAGTGGGCCTGCCAGCGAGCTTCATGTTAGACTGGAAGAATGTTATGAGCAGTGGAGAGctttggagaaagaaagaaagaag actGAATCAGCTCTTGCTAAGAATTTCCAAGGGAAAAAGGTTTCCAGTGCTAACAACACTCCAGTTCCAAGGCTGACATCAAAGCCATCAAGAGTTGATCGCTTAATTGTGGATCAGCTTCGTGAACGAGCCAGA GTTGTGACTTTACTGGGAAAAATGGAGCGCCTTCGCAGTTCTCCCCTTCATGCTAACATTTCCACTGCTCTTGATAAACATCTGGAGGTAATTCATGTAGTGCAGTCACgtagaaaagatgaaattgTAAATGCTTCCAATCGACAGAGGCAAGGAGCTCCCAGATGCCAGGATGACAGAG ATGTGTTTGCTCTGGCTTTGGCAATTAAAGAAATGAGCGTAGCAACACGCAAAGCCCGTACCACTCTGTGGTGTGCGCTCCAGATGACCTTACCCAAatctgcagctggaaaaccGGACCTGGAGAAAACGCTttgggagctggagcagcctgaAGAGAAAGCCTGTGAAAACCCGGATGGTGGCAGCATCCCGAGTCAGAGGGCTGATGTGAGCAAGCGCTAA